Proteins co-encoded in one Paracrocinitomix mangrovi genomic window:
- a CDS encoding DUF3817 domain-containing protein has protein sequence MLRIIGLLEGVSYLILLCIAMPLKYFADNPDPVYSTGLAHGLLFSLYIIFVLLVTYQLKWKFNTLVLALAASIIPFGTFIADKRIFREA, from the coding sequence TTGCTCAGAATAATAGGGCTTCTTGAAGGGGTATCTTACCTGATTTTACTTTGTATTGCAATGCCCCTTAAGTATTTTGCAGATAACCCTGACCCGGTTTACTCTACCGGATTAGCTCATGGATTACTTTTTTCTCTTTATATCATCTTTGTCCTTTTAGTGACATATCAGTTGAAATGGAAGTTTAACACCTTGGTTTTAGCCTTGGCTGCTTCAATTATTCCTTTTGGGACATTTATAGCTGATAAAAGGATTTTTAGAGAAGCTTAA
- a CDS encoding MarR family winged helix-turn-helix transcriptional regulator, with protein sequence MKIEDELQSKFKNEYHKLAVNIHLTSSRLTEKFQEEMKRYDITSTQFNVLRILRGQNQKAVSIGLIKERMIERNSDVSRIIDRLVKKGLIERSENQIDRRQKDVRITDKGMDLLAEIDQNNTILEGRLTHLSAEEVKSLNDLLDKARSGCNAEQTA encoded by the coding sequence ATGAAAATTGAGGATGAATTACAATCCAAGTTTAAAAACGAATATCACAAATTAGCGGTGAACATCCACTTGACTTCTTCCAGGCTTACGGAGAAGTTTCAAGAAGAAATGAAGCGCTATGATATTACTTCTACTCAGTTTAACGTACTGAGAATTTTAAGAGGTCAAAATCAAAAGGCTGTTAGTATCGGACTTATCAAAGAAAGAATGATCGAAAGAAATTCTGACGTTAGTAGAATTATTGATCGTTTGGTAAAAAAGGGGCTGATTGAAAGATCTGAAAATCAAATCGACAGACGTCAAAAAGATGTTCGAATCACTGACAAAGGCATGGATTTGCTTGCTGAAATAGATCAAAACAATACGATTCTTGAAGGGCGACTGACTCATCTTTCGGCTGAAGAAGTAAAAAGTTTAAATGATCTTCTTGACAAAGCCAGGTCAGGATGCAATGCTGAACAAACTGCTTAA
- a CDS encoding 5-(carboxyamino)imidazole ribonucleotide synthase encodes MNVSFSTQLKIGILGGGQLGRMIYQEAINLGIDLYFLDAADSPCSFISPNFKTGTITNYDDVYNFGKDKDVITIEIENVNVEALFKLKEEGVAIFPEPEAIQLIQDKGLQKQFYQEIGVPTAPFKLIDSKIELHDYADFPVMQKMRKGGYDGKGVQVLRSSSDIEIAFEVPSVLENFVDLDKELSVIVARDVNGNTKSFPVVEQEFNAEANLVEFLFSPADIDKNIETKAQEIAEKIIRSLNMTGLLAVEFFLSKSGELFVNEIAPRPHNSGHQTIEGNYTSQFEQHLRSISGLPLGETAITLPSVMVNLLGEKGSAGEAEYLGIEEILSWKGVNVHVYGKKTSKPFRKMGHITVVDESLEEAKNRALKVKETIKVVGKS; translated from the coding sequence ATGAACGTATCATTTTCAACTCAACTAAAAATTGGTATTCTCGGCGGAGGTCAATTAGGAAGAATGATTTATCAAGAAGCCATTAATCTGGGGATAGATCTTTACTTTTTGGATGCTGCTGATAGCCCATGTAGTTTCATTAGTCCTAATTTTAAAACAGGAACAATTACAAACTATGATGATGTCTATAATTTTGGAAAAGACAAAGACGTAATTACAATTGAAATTGAAAATGTTAATGTTGAAGCACTTTTCAAACTAAAAGAAGAAGGTGTTGCTATTTTTCCCGAACCTGAAGCAATCCAGCTCATTCAAGACAAAGGTTTACAAAAGCAATTCTACCAGGAAATTGGAGTTCCAACTGCTCCTTTTAAATTAATCGATAGTAAAATTGAACTTCATGATTACGCAGATTTTCCTGTAATGCAAAAAATGAGAAAAGGTGGATATGACGGTAAAGGTGTTCAAGTTTTGAGATCTTCATCTGATATAGAAATTGCTTTTGAGGTTCCAAGTGTTCTTGAAAACTTTGTTGACTTAGACAAAGAATTATCTGTCATAGTAGCAAGAGATGTAAATGGGAATACCAAATCTTTTCCGGTTGTTGAGCAAGAATTCAATGCTGAGGCGAACTTGGTAGAGTTTTTATTTTCACCAGCTGATATTGACAAAAATATTGAGACTAAAGCCCAAGAAATTGCAGAGAAAATAATTCGCTCATTAAATATGACTGGATTGCTGGCTGTGGAATTTTTCTTGAGCAAATCGGGAGAATTATTTGTTAATGAAATAGCTCCAAGACCACACAATAGTGGACATCAGACCATTGAAGGTAATTACACTTCTCAATTTGAACAACATTTAAGAAGTATCTCCGGATTACCACTAGGTGAAACTGCAATCACACTTCCATCAGTAATGGTAAATTTACTAGGAGAAAAAGGAAGTGCCGGAGAAGCAGAATATCTAGGTATTGAAGAAATTTTAAGTTGGAAAGGAGTCAATGTGCATGTTTATGGCAAAAAGACTTCCAAGCCGTTTAGAAAAATGGGGCACATAACTGTTGTGGACGAAAGCTTAGAAGAGGCTAAAAACAGGGCTTTAAAAGTAAAAGAAACCATTAAGGTCGTTGGAAAATCGTAG
- a CDS encoding gliding motility-associated C-terminal domain-containing protein, whose translation MKNSKAKVRNYYLLKGQARYVLVFMLTSVFTNQLNAQADLSLSSALYSPSNACQLSTSEVVSTVIVNTSGMPFSGTVDLYYSIDNGPVVAQTESIGFMPSPSSFIFSFNVNGDFSSCGIHDVKVWFHEPNDPNNVNDTIIAQVISDCDPIPGNILGPDTVCIGNNSGTLVLSGNSGPVNSWGSSIDNGATWGWLSTTDTFLNYTNLSNQTDLQVLVESPYGLCPSLPTPVYTVYLDQPSIAGVLPSNFSICDNGNNGVIDLNSYNGDVLDWYVSGDGGLTWIAQSNQADTLAYQDYSSTTLVQAVVQNGVCPADTTNALVMTLIQGTQAGILSGPSVVCNFENNGVITASGGNGDVINWIYSIDSGNVWLQTITAPGDSLFNFNNLTTGTMFAAIYQEGNCPVDTTIGHYLTVLPLGVYILPGDTTINENESLQLQAFGGSTFSWWPDFAMDDPNIQNPFVGPLLADITYFVEVTDINGCKDTATIDIKVLKDITSVGVPNLITPNADGYNDVLQIENLESFAQNQMTVFNIYGQIVYEAQPYNNDWDGTYNGNQLPDGTYFYLLRLNDPLQSEPIQGAFTITGVD comes from the coding sequence ATGAAAAATAGTAAGGCCAAGGTTCGAAACTATTATCTATTAAAGGGACAAGCACGTTATGTCTTAGTTTTTATGCTAACATCTGTTTTTACTAATCAGTTAAACGCACAAGCAGATTTGTCTTTAAGTAGTGCTTTATATTCTCCTTCAAATGCTTGTCAATTGTCTACAAGTGAAGTTGTAAGTACTGTTATAGTAAATACTAGTGGCATGCCTTTTTCAGGAACTGTTGATTTATATTATTCAATTGATAACGGTCCTGTGGTTGCTCAAACTGAGAGTATAGGTTTTATGCCTTCACCTTCTTCTTTTATCTTCTCTTTTAATGTGAATGGTGATTTTTCATCATGTGGAATTCATGACGTTAAAGTATGGTTTCATGAACCAAATGATCCAAATAATGTAAATGATACAATTATAGCTCAGGTGATTTCTGATTGTGACCCTATACCGGGAAATATTTTAGGACCCGATACAGTTTGCATTGGCAATAACAGTGGTACGTTGGTATTGTCAGGAAATTCAGGACCTGTAAACTCTTGGGGATCCTCAATTGATAATGGTGCTACATGGGGTTGGTTGTCAACAACTGATACTTTTTTGAATTACACAAATTTATCTAATCAAACAGATCTTCAAGTGTTAGTAGAGTCACCGTACGGTCTGTGTCCTTCATTGCCAACTCCGGTTTATACAGTTTATTTAGATCAGCCATCTATTGCAGGAGTTCTTCCAAGTAATTTCTCTATTTGTGACAATGGAAATAATGGGGTAATAGATTTAAATAGCTATAATGGTGATGTATTAGATTGGTATGTTTCGGGAGATGGTGGTTTAACCTGGATAGCACAGAGTAATCAAGCAGATACACTGGCCTATCAAGATTATTCATCTACAACATTAGTTCAAGCAGTTGTTCAAAACGGAGTATGTCCTGCTGATACTACTAATGCCTTGGTTATGACCTTAATTCAAGGTACTCAAGCAGGGATTTTAAGTGGACCTTCTGTAGTATGTAATTTTGAAAATAATGGAGTAATTACTGCGAGTGGTGGAAATGGAGATGTAATTAATTGGATTTATTCAATTGATAGCGGTAATGTCTGGTTGCAAACAATTACTGCACCGGGAGATTCTTTGTTCAACTTTAATAATTTAACTACCGGAACCATGTTTGCGGCAATTTATCAGGAAGGAAATTGTCCGGTAGATACTACAATAGGTCATTATTTAACGGTTTTACCTTTGGGAGTTTACATTTTACCAGGAGATACTACTATAAATGAAAATGAATCACTTCAGTTACAAGCTTTCGGTGGAAGTACTTTTAGTTGGTGGCCTGATTTTGCAATGGATGATCCAAATATTCAAAATCCTTTTGTGGGACCTTTACTTGCTGATATTACATATTTCGTTGAGGTAACCGATATCAACGGGTGCAAGGATACCGCCACTATTGATATCAAGGTTTTGAAAGATATTACTTCTGTAGGTGTTCCCAATTTAATTACTCCAAATGCAGATGGATATAATGATGTTTTGCAAATTGAAAATTTGGAATCCTTCGCTCAAAACCAGATGACTGTTTTTAATATATATGGTCAAATTGTATACGAAGCGCAACCTTATAATAATGATTGGGATGGTACCTATAATGGAAATCAACTTCCGGACGGAACATATTTTTACTTGTTAAGGTTAAATGATCCATTGCAAAGTGAGCCAATACAAGGAGCATTTACAATTACTGGAGTTGATTAA
- a CDS encoding acyltransferase family protein encodes MENRRQLHHIETLRALAALMVATYHFSAYFSWSNTTTNSLKFGAQGVEIFYMISGFIITYSLFHSSYNIPNYFKYMGKRLIRLMPPYILTIIIIHIVGTFVAHFEWGSIYDVNFRQSIINILFLADAFPQYDWINPIFATLEVELQFYFLIGLLFPLFQMNKWTFTIISFIWLFVGWQTVEADTALINGPYFICGIAAFYIKQNGWKLPYILPIIASLGTTFWLYYPEDFAIIIVGLIALLFLPEKLKLLNFTGKISFSLYLIHGIIGGWILYFHASSDFAQHYPIIMIVFVLALSWIGAFIMYQFVEKPYMKISKLIKYKK; translated from the coding sequence TTGGAAAATCGTAGACAGCTTCACCATATTGAAACCTTAAGAGCTTTAGCTGCATTAATGGTTGCTACCTACCACTTTTCGGCTTATTTTTCCTGGTCAAACACAACCACAAACTCATTAAAATTTGGAGCCCAGGGAGTAGAAATTTTCTACATGATTTCTGGCTTCATCATCACCTATTCCCTATTCCATTCTTCTTATAACATTCCCAATTATTTCAAATACATGGGTAAGCGTTTGATAAGACTAATGCCTCCTTATATCCTTACCATTATAATCATACATATTGTAGGAACATTTGTTGCACACTTTGAATGGGGCAGTATTTATGATGTGAATTTCAGACAATCTATCATTAATATTTTGTTTTTGGCGGATGCTTTTCCTCAATATGATTGGATCAATCCCATTTTTGCAACACTTGAAGTTGAACTACAGTTTTATTTCTTGATAGGCCTTTTGTTTCCATTGTTTCAGATGAACAAATGGACATTCACTATTATTTCGTTCATCTGGTTATTTGTTGGTTGGCAAACTGTTGAGGCAGACACTGCTTTGATTAATGGGCCTTATTTTATTTGTGGGATTGCCGCTTTTTATATCAAACAAAATGGATGGAAATTGCCGTATATACTTCCAATAATAGCCTCTTTAGGCACAACATTTTGGCTATACTACCCTGAAGATTTTGCAATTATTATTGTTGGATTAATTGCTTTATTGTTTTTACCTGAAAAACTTAAATTATTGAATTTTACAGGCAAAATTTCCTTTTCACTCTATTTAATTCACGGTATAATTGGTGGATGGATTCTATATTTTCATGCGTCCTCTGATTTTGCGCAGCACTATCCGATTATAATGATTGTGTTTGTACTAGCATTGAGCTGGATAGGAGCTTTTATTATGTATCAATTTGTGGAAAAACCATACATGAAAATTTCAAAATTGATTAAGTACAAAAAATAA
- the purE gene encoding 5-(carboxyamino)imidazole ribonucleotide mutase gives MAQVGIIMGSKSDLPIMQEAAQVLDELNVSYEINVVSAHRTPEWMFEYAKNAHERGIQVIIAGAGGAAHLPGMTASITPLPVIGVPIKSSNSIDGWDSVLSILQMPGGIPVATVALNGAKNAGILAASILGASDKNIRQSIIDYKEGLKAKVMESNKEVSK, from the coding sequence ATGGCACAAGTAGGAATCATCATGGGTAGCAAGTCGGATTTACCGATTATGCAAGAAGCTGCACAAGTTTTAGACGAGTTAAATGTGAGCTATGAAATCAATGTGGTTTCTGCGCACAGAACACCCGAATGGATGTTTGAGTATGCGAAAAATGCTCATGAAAGAGGGATTCAGGTTATTATTGCAGGTGCCGGAGGAGCAGCTCATCTACCTGGAATGACTGCATCCATAACTCCCCTACCAGTTATTGGTGTTCCAATTAAATCTAGCAATTCAATTGATGGATGGGATTCAGTGCTTTCAATTCTTCAAATGCCTGGAGGAATCCCTGTTGCTACAGTAGCTTTAAATGGAGCTAAAAATGCCGGAATTCTTGCAGCTAGTATTTTGGGTGCTTCTGATAAAAATATTAGACAATCTATTATTGATTATAAAGAAGGACTTAAGGCTAAAGTAATGGAATCCAACAAAGAAGTTTCCAAATAA
- the xerD gene encoding site-specific tyrosine recombinase XerD, with the protein MHSSWIKYKKDYSSYLKIEKALSPNSVEAYLRDVDKLMQFLEHIDSDLKPTEITLKDLQKFIRWVSEMGIAARSQARIISGIRNFFYFLILEDEITSDPTELLELPKIGKKLPEVLSIEEIDNLKNAINMSKNEGHRNRAIIETLYSCGLRVSELINLKITNIYEDEGFMRVIGKGNKERLVPLSPSVLKEMQLYRDLVRVHQDIKTGHEDYLFLNRRGAQLTRVMIFTIIKQLAEEIGLTKSISPHTFRHSFATHLVEGGANLRAVQEMLGHESISTTEIYTHLSNDVLKEAIISFHPRNK; encoded by the coding sequence TTGCACTCATCTTGGATCAAATATAAAAAGGATTATTCATCTTATCTCAAAATTGAAAAAGCACTATCACCTAATAGTGTAGAAGCTTACTTAAGAGATGTAGATAAATTAATGCAATTCCTTGAGCATATTGATTCCGATCTAAAGCCTACAGAAATCACTTTAAAGGATCTTCAAAAATTCATCAGATGGGTAAGTGAAATGGGCATAGCAGCAAGATCTCAAGCTCGAATCATTTCAGGCATCAGAAATTTCTTTTACTTCTTAATTCTTGAAGATGAAATTACAAGCGATCCTACCGAATTACTAGAACTTCCTAAAATTGGAAAAAAGTTACCGGAAGTATTGTCAATAGAAGAAATAGACAATTTAAAGAACGCAATTAACATGTCTAAAAATGAAGGACACAGAAATAGAGCAATTATAGAAACGCTATACAGTTGTGGCCTTCGTGTAAGCGAACTTATTAACCTTAAAATCACCAATATTTATGAAGATGAGGGATTTATGCGCGTAATTGGTAAAGGAAATAAAGAGCGTCTGGTTCCGCTTTCCCCTTCAGTTTTGAAAGAAATGCAATTGTATAGAGATTTAGTACGCGTACATCAAGACATCAAAACAGGACATGAAGATTACCTGTTCTTAAATAGAAGAGGTGCCCAATTAACAAGGGTAATGATCTTTACAATTATAAAGCAATTAGCTGAAGAAATTGGGTTGACCAAAAGCATTAGTCCACACACTTTTAGACATTCATTTGCAACACATTTAGTTGAAGGAGGTGCCAATTTAAGAGCTGTTCAAGAAATGTTAGGACATGAATCTATCAGTACCACAGAGATTTACACCCACTTAAGTAATGATGTACTAAAGGAAGCCATCATTTCATTCCATCCTCGCAATAAGTGA
- a CDS encoding type II 3-dehydroquinate dehydratase → MSAKRVLIINGPNLNLLGKRDPEVYGTKSFEDYFVELKNDFPEIELSYEQSNLEGEIINLIQGSDHDAIILNAGGYSHTSVAIRDAVEAADVAVVEVHISNISGRESFRHDSLISPVSAGCIFGFGLKGYAVALQGIKLL, encoded by the coding sequence ATGAGTGCAAAACGAGTGTTAATTATCAATGGTCCGAATTTAAATTTACTCGGAAAACGTGATCCTGAGGTTTACGGAACCAAAAGTTTTGAAGATTATTTTGTGGAACTGAAGAATGATTTTCCGGAGATTGAGTTGAGCTATGAGCAATCCAATTTGGAAGGTGAGATCATTAATTTGATTCAAGGATCAGATCATGACGCAATAATTCTGAATGCTGGAGGGTACTCACATACTTCGGTAGCTATTAGAGATGCAGTTGAAGCAGCTGATGTTGCAGTTGTTGAAGTGCATATTTCCAATATTAGTGGAAGAGAATCTTTTAGACATGATTCTTTAATCTCGCCTGTTAGTGCAGGCTGTATTTTTGGATTTGGTTTAAAGGGATATGCAGTCGCCTTACAAGGGATTAAGCTTCTCTAA
- a CDS encoding YceI family protein, with the protein MKTIAGLLFITLLSINSFAQLSTDKAFISFYSEMDDITAENSNVKSEFNMSTGEISFTVSIDKFIFKNSTMQKHFNQEGVMNSEKFPKATFTGKIVENSAIDYTANGTHKVKVKGKMTIKGISKEIEVNGELTIDGAKITATSKFSLDRFEYGVDGKKESVSQILAITVKANY; encoded by the coding sequence ATGAAAACTATTGCAGGATTATTATTTATCACTTTATTATCCATTAATTCATTCGCGCAGCTCAGTACTGACAAAGCATTCATCTCTTTTTATTCAGAAATGGATGATATTACTGCTGAAAACAGTAATGTTAAGAGTGAGTTTAACATGTCAACTGGCGAAATTAGCTTCACTGTTTCTATTGATAAATTCATCTTTAAAAACAGTACAATGCAAAAGCACTTTAATCAAGAAGGTGTAATGAATTCTGAAAAGTTTCCTAAAGCTACTTTTACGGGAAAAATTGTTGAAAATTCAGCCATAGACTATACTGCAAATGGCACACACAAGGTAAAAGTGAAGGGAAAAATGACCATTAAAGGAATCAGTAAAGAAATTGAAGTTAATGGAGAATTAACCATTGATGGAGCCAAAATTACTGCAACATCAAAATTCAGTTTAGACAGATTTGAGTATGGCGTTGATGGAAAAAAGGAATCTGTTTCTCAAATCCTTGCTATTACAGTAAAAGCGAATTATTAA